Proteins encoded together in one Musa acuminata AAA Group cultivar baxijiao chromosome BXJ3-6, Cavendish_Baxijiao_AAA, whole genome shotgun sequence window:
- the LOC135641576 gene encoding auxin response factor 7-like isoform X1 → MAMGPPNCSVGLGSSGDGLSKELWHACAGPLVTVPCQGERVYYFPQGHMEQLEAPSDQENEQKMPLFNLPSKILCKVIHVDLHAEPDTDEVYAQITLLPEINQQGEVTTPDPPLPEAERCTVHSFCKILTASDTSTHGGFSVLRRHADECLPPLDMSQNPPSQELVAKDLHGNEWHFRHIFRGHPKRHLLTTGWSVFVSAKQLVAGDAFIFLRGENGELRVGVRRLMKQQNNMPSSVISSHSMHVGVLATAAHAFSTGTRFSVFYKPRTNRSEFVISVNKYLEAKNKKISMGMRFKMRFEGDEAPEKRFSGTIIGMGDTKTSIWADSEWRSLKVRWDEHSSIMRPDKVSPWELVPLVAATHLTSQPVQRSKRARPPGSPELWKSPEETTQNYSVSETQSSSFSAASKFDTIGFSAKTGTSTVTNSPIYRPIRTSAQTKSFLTSINEGPNETKKEATMGCRLFGIQLIESAATEEISPVVTISSIAEDQPLTSLIVDSDRQSQPSNVNRSDNPAISSEVDKSCLKSPQETYSRQTRSCTKVHMQGFAVGRAVDLTRLNGYDELLHKLEEMFSIERELTGAVNKWVIVYTDDEDDIMLVGDDPWNEFCSIVRKIHIYTCEEAKRLSPKIKLPVIRGDINFRVKKASSGADDYKNHPH, encoded by the exons ATGGCGATGGGGCCTCCAAATTGTTCAGTAGGTCTAG GGTCCTCAGGTGATGGTTTGTCTAAGGAACTATGGCATGCATGTGCTGGACCTCTCGTTACTGTGCCTTGTCAAGGAGAACGGGTTTATTACTTTCCTCAGGGTCACATGGAACAG CTTGAAGCACCATCAGACCAGGAGAATGAGCAGAAGATGCCATTGTTTAATCTACCCTCAAAGATCCTATGCAAGGTGATTCATGTTGACTTGCAC GCTGAACCAGATACAGATGAAGTTTATGCACAGATCACACTGCTTCCCGAGATAAAT CAGCAAGGTGAGGTTACCACCCCAGATCCACCTCTTCCTGAGGCAGAAAGGTGTACTGTCCATTCTTTTTGTAAGATTCTGACAGCTTCAGACACCAGCACCCATGGTGGGTTCTCAGTTCTTAGGCGACATGCAGATGAGTGCCTTCCTCCGTTG GATATGTCCCAGAATCCACCTTCACAAGAATTGGTTGCCAAAGATCTTCATGGAAATGAGTGGCATTTTCGTCATATATTTCGAG GGCATCCTAAGCGCCATCTTCTCACAACCGGATGGAGTGTCTTTGTTAGTGCAAAGCAATTAGTAGCTGGTGATGCATTTATCTTTTTGAG AGGCGAGAATGGTGAATTGCGAGTTGGTGTGAGGAGGCTTAtgaaacaacaaaataacatgccaTCATCTGTCATATCTAGTCATAGCATGCATGTTGGAGTTCTAGCTACTGCTGCTCACGCTTTCTCTACAGGGACTCGCTTTTCTGTTTTCTACAAACCCag AACAAATCGATCTGAGTTTGTCATCAGTGTTAACAAGTATCTTGAagccaagaataaaaaaatttccaTGGGGATGAGGTTTAAGATGAGATTTGAAGGCGATGAGGCTCCGGAGAAAAG ATTCAGTGGTACTATAATTGGCATGGGTGACACTAAGACTTCCATATGGGCAGATTCAGAATGGAGATCCTTAAAG GTACGGTGGGATGAACATTCGTCCATCATGCGGCCAGATAAAGTTTCACCATGGGAATTGGTGCCACTTGTAGCAGCTACTCATCTAACCTCTCAACCAGTTCAGAGAAGCAAACGTGCACGACCACCAGGTTCACCTG AATTATGGAAATCCCCAGAGGAAACTACACAAAATTACTCAGTTTCTGAGACACAGTCCTCTTCATTCTCAGCAGCATCAAAGTTTGACACCATTGGTTTTAGTGCAAAAACTGGAACATCAACTGTCACCAACAGTCCCATCTACCGGCCAATTAGGACATCAGCTCAAACTAAATCCTTCTTGACAAGCATTAATGAGGGACCAAATGAAACAAAGAAGGAGGCGACCATGGGCTGCAGGCTCTTTGGGATCCAACTAATCGAGAGTGCTGCAACAGAAGAAATTTCACCAGTGGTTACGATTTCTAGCATTGCAGAGGACCAACCGTTGACATCTTTGATTGTGGATTCTGATAGGCAATCTCAGCCATCAAATGTCAACAGGTCTGATAACCCGGCAATTAGCAGTGAAGTTGATAAGTCGTGCTTGAAGTCACCACAAGAGACATATAGCCGCCAAACAAGGAGCTGCACCAAG GTTCATATGCAAGGGTTTGCAGTTGGGAGGGCAGTGGACTTGACGAGACTAAATGGATATGATGAGCTTTTGCACAAACTGGAAGAGATGTTCAGCATTGAAAGAGAACTTACTGGTGCAGTAAATAAGTGGGTAATTGTCTACACAGATGATGAGGATGACATTATGTTGGTTGGCGATGACCCATGGAA TGAATTCTGCAGCATTGTGAGGAAGATACATATATACACGTGCGAGGAGGCCAAGAGGCTGTCTCCCAAGATTAAGCTTCCAGTCATCCGTGGTGATATCAACTTCAGAGTGAAGAAAGCTTCGTCTGGTGCGGATGACTATAAAAACCACCCTCATTAA
- the LOC135641576 gene encoding auxin response factor 7-like isoform X3 — MAMGPPNCSVGLGDGLSKELWHACAGPLVTVPCQGERVYYFPQGHMEQLEAPSDQENEQKMPLFNLPSKILCKVIHVDLHAEPDTDEVYAQITLLPEINQQGEVTTPDPPLPEAERCTVHSFCKILTASDTSTHGGFSVLRRHADECLPPLDMSQNPPSQELVAKDLHGNEWHFRHIFRGHPKRHLLTTGWSVFVSAKQLVAGDAFIFLRGENGELRVGVRRLMKQQNNMPSSVISSHSMHVGVLATAAHAFSTGTRFSVFYKPRTNRSEFVISVNKYLEAKNKKISMGMRFKMRFEGDEAPEKRFSGTIIGMGDTKTSIWADSEWRSLKVRWDEHSSIMRPDKVSPWELVPLVAATHLTSQPVQRSKRARPPGSPELWKSPEETTQNYSVSETQSSSFSAASKFDTIGFSAKTGTSTVTNSPIYRPIRTSAQTKSFLTSINEGPNETKKEATMGCRLFGIQLIESAATEEISPVVTISSIAEDQPLTSLIVDSDRQSQPSNVNRSDNPAISSEVDKSCLKSPQETYSRQTRSCTKVHMQGFAVGRAVDLTRLNGYDELLHKLEEMFSIERELTGAVNKWVIVYTDDEDDIMLVGDDPWNEFCSIVRKIHIYTCEEAKRLSPKIKLPVIRGDINFRVKKASSGADDYKNHPH; from the exons ATGGCGATGGGGCCTCCAAATTGTTCAGTAGGTCTAG GTGATGGTTTGTCTAAGGAACTATGGCATGCATGTGCTGGACCTCTCGTTACTGTGCCTTGTCAAGGAGAACGGGTTTATTACTTTCCTCAGGGTCACATGGAACAG CTTGAAGCACCATCAGACCAGGAGAATGAGCAGAAGATGCCATTGTTTAATCTACCCTCAAAGATCCTATGCAAGGTGATTCATGTTGACTTGCAC GCTGAACCAGATACAGATGAAGTTTATGCACAGATCACACTGCTTCCCGAGATAAAT CAGCAAGGTGAGGTTACCACCCCAGATCCACCTCTTCCTGAGGCAGAAAGGTGTACTGTCCATTCTTTTTGTAAGATTCTGACAGCTTCAGACACCAGCACCCATGGTGGGTTCTCAGTTCTTAGGCGACATGCAGATGAGTGCCTTCCTCCGTTG GATATGTCCCAGAATCCACCTTCACAAGAATTGGTTGCCAAAGATCTTCATGGAAATGAGTGGCATTTTCGTCATATATTTCGAG GGCATCCTAAGCGCCATCTTCTCACAACCGGATGGAGTGTCTTTGTTAGTGCAAAGCAATTAGTAGCTGGTGATGCATTTATCTTTTTGAG AGGCGAGAATGGTGAATTGCGAGTTGGTGTGAGGAGGCTTAtgaaacaacaaaataacatgccaTCATCTGTCATATCTAGTCATAGCATGCATGTTGGAGTTCTAGCTACTGCTGCTCACGCTTTCTCTACAGGGACTCGCTTTTCTGTTTTCTACAAACCCag AACAAATCGATCTGAGTTTGTCATCAGTGTTAACAAGTATCTTGAagccaagaataaaaaaatttccaTGGGGATGAGGTTTAAGATGAGATTTGAAGGCGATGAGGCTCCGGAGAAAAG ATTCAGTGGTACTATAATTGGCATGGGTGACACTAAGACTTCCATATGGGCAGATTCAGAATGGAGATCCTTAAAG GTACGGTGGGATGAACATTCGTCCATCATGCGGCCAGATAAAGTTTCACCATGGGAATTGGTGCCACTTGTAGCAGCTACTCATCTAACCTCTCAACCAGTTCAGAGAAGCAAACGTGCACGACCACCAGGTTCACCTG AATTATGGAAATCCCCAGAGGAAACTACACAAAATTACTCAGTTTCTGAGACACAGTCCTCTTCATTCTCAGCAGCATCAAAGTTTGACACCATTGGTTTTAGTGCAAAAACTGGAACATCAACTGTCACCAACAGTCCCATCTACCGGCCAATTAGGACATCAGCTCAAACTAAATCCTTCTTGACAAGCATTAATGAGGGACCAAATGAAACAAAGAAGGAGGCGACCATGGGCTGCAGGCTCTTTGGGATCCAACTAATCGAGAGTGCTGCAACAGAAGAAATTTCACCAGTGGTTACGATTTCTAGCATTGCAGAGGACCAACCGTTGACATCTTTGATTGTGGATTCTGATAGGCAATCTCAGCCATCAAATGTCAACAGGTCTGATAACCCGGCAATTAGCAGTGAAGTTGATAAGTCGTGCTTGAAGTCACCACAAGAGACATATAGCCGCCAAACAAGGAGCTGCACCAAG GTTCATATGCAAGGGTTTGCAGTTGGGAGGGCAGTGGACTTGACGAGACTAAATGGATATGATGAGCTTTTGCACAAACTGGAAGAGATGTTCAGCATTGAAAGAGAACTTACTGGTGCAGTAAATAAGTGGGTAATTGTCTACACAGATGATGAGGATGACATTATGTTGGTTGGCGATGACCCATGGAA TGAATTCTGCAGCATTGTGAGGAAGATACATATATACACGTGCGAGGAGGCCAAGAGGCTGTCTCCCAAGATTAAGCTTCCAGTCATCCGTGGTGATATCAACTTCAGAGTGAAGAAAGCTTCGTCTGGTGCGGATGACTATAAAAACCACCCTCATTAA
- the LOC135641576 gene encoding auxin response factor 7-like isoform X2: protein MAMGPPNCSVGLGSSGDGLSKELWHACAGPLVTVPCQGERVYYFPQGHMEQLEAPSDQENEQKMPLFNLPSKILCKVIHVDLHAEPDTDEVYAQITLLPEINQGEVTTPDPPLPEAERCTVHSFCKILTASDTSTHGGFSVLRRHADECLPPLDMSQNPPSQELVAKDLHGNEWHFRHIFRGHPKRHLLTTGWSVFVSAKQLVAGDAFIFLRGENGELRVGVRRLMKQQNNMPSSVISSHSMHVGVLATAAHAFSTGTRFSVFYKPRTNRSEFVISVNKYLEAKNKKISMGMRFKMRFEGDEAPEKRFSGTIIGMGDTKTSIWADSEWRSLKVRWDEHSSIMRPDKVSPWELVPLVAATHLTSQPVQRSKRARPPGSPELWKSPEETTQNYSVSETQSSSFSAASKFDTIGFSAKTGTSTVTNSPIYRPIRTSAQTKSFLTSINEGPNETKKEATMGCRLFGIQLIESAATEEISPVVTISSIAEDQPLTSLIVDSDRQSQPSNVNRSDNPAISSEVDKSCLKSPQETYSRQTRSCTKVHMQGFAVGRAVDLTRLNGYDELLHKLEEMFSIERELTGAVNKWVIVYTDDEDDIMLVGDDPWNEFCSIVRKIHIYTCEEAKRLSPKIKLPVIRGDINFRVKKASSGADDYKNHPH, encoded by the exons ATGGCGATGGGGCCTCCAAATTGTTCAGTAGGTCTAG GGTCCTCAGGTGATGGTTTGTCTAAGGAACTATGGCATGCATGTGCTGGACCTCTCGTTACTGTGCCTTGTCAAGGAGAACGGGTTTATTACTTTCCTCAGGGTCACATGGAACAG CTTGAAGCACCATCAGACCAGGAGAATGAGCAGAAGATGCCATTGTTTAATCTACCCTCAAAGATCCTATGCAAGGTGATTCATGTTGACTTGCAC GCTGAACCAGATACAGATGAAGTTTATGCACAGATCACACTGCTTCCCGAGATAAAT CAAGGTGAGGTTACCACCCCAGATCCACCTCTTCCTGAGGCAGAAAGGTGTACTGTCCATTCTTTTTGTAAGATTCTGACAGCTTCAGACACCAGCACCCATGGTGGGTTCTCAGTTCTTAGGCGACATGCAGATGAGTGCCTTCCTCCGTTG GATATGTCCCAGAATCCACCTTCACAAGAATTGGTTGCCAAAGATCTTCATGGAAATGAGTGGCATTTTCGTCATATATTTCGAG GGCATCCTAAGCGCCATCTTCTCACAACCGGATGGAGTGTCTTTGTTAGTGCAAAGCAATTAGTAGCTGGTGATGCATTTATCTTTTTGAG AGGCGAGAATGGTGAATTGCGAGTTGGTGTGAGGAGGCTTAtgaaacaacaaaataacatgccaTCATCTGTCATATCTAGTCATAGCATGCATGTTGGAGTTCTAGCTACTGCTGCTCACGCTTTCTCTACAGGGACTCGCTTTTCTGTTTTCTACAAACCCag AACAAATCGATCTGAGTTTGTCATCAGTGTTAACAAGTATCTTGAagccaagaataaaaaaatttccaTGGGGATGAGGTTTAAGATGAGATTTGAAGGCGATGAGGCTCCGGAGAAAAG ATTCAGTGGTACTATAATTGGCATGGGTGACACTAAGACTTCCATATGGGCAGATTCAGAATGGAGATCCTTAAAG GTACGGTGGGATGAACATTCGTCCATCATGCGGCCAGATAAAGTTTCACCATGGGAATTGGTGCCACTTGTAGCAGCTACTCATCTAACCTCTCAACCAGTTCAGAGAAGCAAACGTGCACGACCACCAGGTTCACCTG AATTATGGAAATCCCCAGAGGAAACTACACAAAATTACTCAGTTTCTGAGACACAGTCCTCTTCATTCTCAGCAGCATCAAAGTTTGACACCATTGGTTTTAGTGCAAAAACTGGAACATCAACTGTCACCAACAGTCCCATCTACCGGCCAATTAGGACATCAGCTCAAACTAAATCCTTCTTGACAAGCATTAATGAGGGACCAAATGAAACAAAGAAGGAGGCGACCATGGGCTGCAGGCTCTTTGGGATCCAACTAATCGAGAGTGCTGCAACAGAAGAAATTTCACCAGTGGTTACGATTTCTAGCATTGCAGAGGACCAACCGTTGACATCTTTGATTGTGGATTCTGATAGGCAATCTCAGCCATCAAATGTCAACAGGTCTGATAACCCGGCAATTAGCAGTGAAGTTGATAAGTCGTGCTTGAAGTCACCACAAGAGACATATAGCCGCCAAACAAGGAGCTGCACCAAG GTTCATATGCAAGGGTTTGCAGTTGGGAGGGCAGTGGACTTGACGAGACTAAATGGATATGATGAGCTTTTGCACAAACTGGAAGAGATGTTCAGCATTGAAAGAGAACTTACTGGTGCAGTAAATAAGTGGGTAATTGTCTACACAGATGATGAGGATGACATTATGTTGGTTGGCGATGACCCATGGAA TGAATTCTGCAGCATTGTGAGGAAGATACATATATACACGTGCGAGGAGGCCAAGAGGCTGTCTCCCAAGATTAAGCTTCCAGTCATCCGTGGTGATATCAACTTCAGAGTGAAGAAAGCTTCGTCTGGTGCGGATGACTATAAAAACCACCCTCATTAA